In Rhodothermales bacterium, the genomic stretch TTTCGACCAATCCATCATTCATGGAAGACTTCGGCACGAAGAAGCAGGGGAATAAACAGTGATTGTGATCGATACAGGCCCTTTGGTCGCATCGTTGCGTCGTGCCGACCAGTATCATGGCTGGTCCGTCAAGCAATTTAAGATGCTACCACTTCCTTTTCTCACCTGCGACGCTGTGTTGACGTAGGCTGCCCATCTGCTAATGCGAGCCGGAAATACACCAAGCGCTTTATTCCGATTAATTCGCTTCGGCGCACTGATTGTTGAAGGAATTATGGGTAAAGAAGCCGATTCAATCGAATTTTTACTGGAACGTTATGCGAATGTACCAATGGATCTGGCAGATGCCTGTCTTGTCCGTCTTTGCGAACTCCACCCATCAAGTAGCATCCTCACGCTCGATTCGGATTTTTCGATCTATCGAAAAAACCGAACTGAATCGATTCCAATAATTTTACCTGATTGAGCACCCAATTCACTATAGTCGCTCGCCCTTTCGGACGGTCACCCGGTTCTGAGTTTGAACCCTAATAGTATTCCATCCCATGCCTCTCCGCACCGTCACCGCCACACGCTACGTCACCCCGCTCCGCGAGGGGGGATCGTTGCCGGCTGTCGTGGAGGCAGACGATGCCGGGACCTATGTCCTCAAATTCCGGGGCGCCGGCCAGGGGCCGAAGGTCCTCATCGCCGAGGTCATCGCCGGCGAACTAGCCCGCGCCCTAGGGCTCCCGATGCCGGAGCTTGTGCTCGTCGAACTCGACCCCGAAATGGCCCGCACCGAGCCCGACTCGGAGATCCAGGCCCTCATCCGCGCCAGCGCCGGAATCAACCTGGCGGTCGACTACCTGCCGGGCTCGATCACGTTCGACCCGGTGGTCGACCGGCCCAACCCGGACCTCGCGGCCCGCATCGTCTGGTTCGATGCCTTCCTGACCAATGTCGACCGCACCGCCCGCAACCCGAACCTGCTCATGTGGCATCGGAAGCTGTGGCTCATCGACCACGGCGCCTGCCTGTATTTCCACCACGCGTGGGACGACTTCCTGACGCGCAGCCGCGACCGCTTCGCGGCCATCAAACACCACGTCCTCCTCCCCTTCGCCGCCCCAGTCGATGCCGTGGCGGATGCCCTGCGCGCCCGCCTCACGCCGGCGCTGCTGGAGCAGGTAGTCGCCCTCGTGCCAGACGCCTGGCTGCTCCACGACGCCCCGTTCGACAGCCCGGCCACCCACCGCGCCGCATACGTCGCCTACCTGACGCGCCGGCTGGATCCCCCGTACG encodes the following:
- a CDS encoding HipA family kinase, translated to MPLRTVTATRYVTPLREGGSLPAVVEADDAGTYVLKFRGAGQGPKVLIAEVIAGELARALGLPMPELVLVELDPEMARTEPDSEIQALIRASAGINLAVDYLPGSITFDPVVDRPNPDLAARIVWFDAFLTNVDRTARNPNLLMWHRKLWLIDHGACLYFHHAWDDFLTRSRDRFAAIKHHVLLPFAAPVDAVADALRARLTPALLEQVVALVPDAWLLHDAPFDSPATHRAAYVAYLTRRLDPPYDFQEEVAHARSLLV